The Longimicrobium sp. DNA window GCGGGCCGGGCCACCACTGCCGGCCCGCGGTCGTTGCGGGCAGCGGCGGATGCGCCGGGCCCGGTGCGTGCGTGGCGAGCGCAAAGAACCGGCCAGGGCCTTGCCGCCCCGGCCACCGCCCAACCTACCGACCGCCCCGCCGGGGTGCCAGGATGATCGATCCGAGCCATTTCCGCCGCGTCATGGGGCACTTCGCCGCAGGCGTGGCCGTGGTCACCACGCTGCGCGACGATGGGCAGCCGGCCGGCCTCACCGCCAGCGCCGTCTGCTCCGTGTCGCTGGAGCCCACGCTGCTGCTGGCGTGCGTGGACCGCGCCAGCGAGTCGCACCGCTACGTGGAGGGCTCGGGCGTGTTCGCCGTCAACGTGCTGGAAGAGGGGGAGGGCGAGACGCTGGCGCGGCGCTTCGGCACCTCCGCCACCGGAGACAAGTTCCTGGGCACCGCCTTCCACGCCGAGCGCACGGGCGCGCCGGTGCTGGACGCGGCGCTCGCCTGGCTGGACTGCCGCGTGCGCAACGCCTACGACGGCGGCGACCACACCATCTTCGTGGGCGAGGTGGAGGCGGCGGAGACCCGCGAGGGCACGCCGCTCCTCTACTATCGTGGGGGGTATGGACGCTTTGCGCCCTGACCGCGTGCGCTTCGGCGGGCTGGCGGCCCGCGCCGCCCTGGTAGGGGTGGCGGCCGGCATCACCCTCTTCGCAGCCGGCAGCCTGATCCTCTACGAGGCCGGTGGCGCGCTGGGCGCGGCCGGCGGGCTGGTGGCCACCTTCGCCGTGGCCCTCGCCGCCGGCATGTGGGCCGGTGCCCCCGGCGCCCGGGGCGACGCCGCGCCCACCGGACGCTGGCTCTTCGCGGGGCTCTCGCTGGCGCTGGGCGGGCTCTTCGCCATCGCCTGGACGGTGGCGGGCGGCGAGCGCTTCGGCGGCCCCGGGCGCGCGGCGGCGCTCCTCTTCATGGTCGGCATCCCCGTCTACGCCGCCGGCTTCCTCCTCCCCGCGCTGGTGGCGTGGGAGCGCGAAGCCGCGGGTGACGACGACGAGGAGGATTCCCTCGGCCTCGCGGGGACTGCCGCGACCGCCGTGCTGGTGGGGCTGGCGGTGGGCGCGGCGCTGGCGGGCCTCGTCCTCCTTCCGCGCGTCCTGCCCGGGCCGCTGCTGATGGTGATGGGCGCGATCCTGACCTCGCCCCTCCTCTTCCCCAGCCGCCATGCGCCCACCACCACGGAGCGCGTCCTCCACGAGACGGAGACGCCGTAC harbors:
- a CDS encoding flavin reductase family protein — encoded protein: MIDPSHFRRVMGHFAAGVAVVTTLRDDGQPAGLTASAVCSVSLEPTLLLACVDRASESHRYVEGSGVFAVNVLEEGEGETLARRFGTSATGDKFLGTAFHAERTGAPVLDAALAWLDCRVRNAYDGGDHTIFVGEVEAAETREGTPLLYYRGGYGRFAP